In Pseudonocardia sp. DSM 110487, the sequence CGGGTGGGCCGTGACGCTCGCGACCCTGGGGTTCGAGCGCGGCCACTCCGGGGCGACCGCCGACGTCGGCGGGGGATTCGCGCAGCTGCTCGACACCGCCCGGCAGCTCGGCCGCACCGGTGACCCGGACGTCCGCCGGGTGCTCGCCGAGGTGTGGGTGGCCGAGCGGCTGGCGGCGGTGGCCGCACAGCGGGACCGGGAGACGCAGCTCGCCGGCGCGGAGCCGGGCCCGCTGGGCTCGCTGCGCAAGCTGGCGTGGTCGCAGCGGCTGGCCCTGGTGTCCGGGGCGGCGGCGGTGGTGCTGGGGCCCCGCCTGGTCGCCGACCACGGAGACGGGACGTTCCGCTGGACCGAGCACGTGCTCGGCGCGCCGGGCTACCGCATCGCCGGGGGCAGCGACGAGATCCAGCGCACGATCATCGGGGAGCGCCTGCTGGGCCTGCCGCCCGAACCGCGCGCCGACCGCAATGTGCCGTGGAAGGACATCCCGCGATGAGTGTCGCCGAGGCCGTCGCGGCGGCCCGCGCCGTCGAACAGCCCCTCGCCGGGCGCACCGCGCTGGTCACCGGCGGCTCCCGCGGGCTGGGCCGCGAGATCGCGATCGCGTTCGCCGCCGCGGGCGCGGACGTCGCCGTCGTGTCCCGGAAGAAAGAGGCGTGCGAGGCGCTCGCCGAGGAGCTGGCCGCGGCCACCGGGCGCCGGGTCAGCGCGCATGGCGCGCACGTCGGGGACTGGGACCGGCTCACCACTCTGCTCGACGAGGTGGCCGAGGCCCTCGCGCCGGTCGACGTGCTCGTCAACAACGCCGGGATCGCGCCGCTCTACCCGAGCCTCGACGAGGTGTCGGAGGAGCTGTTCGACAAGGTGATCGCGGTCAACCTGAAGGGCCCGTTCCGGTTGATGGCCGCCGCGGGGAAGCGGATGGCCGCGAATGGCGGCGGGGTGATGCTCAACATCTCCTCGATCGCCTCGGGCCGGCCGACCGCGTCCGACCTGCCGTATGCGGCAGCGAAGGCTGCGCTCAACACGCTGACCGCCGGGTTCGCCCAGGAGTACGGGCCGAGCGTGCGGGTGAACACGATCCTGGCCGGGCCGTTCTTCACCGACATCAGCCGCGCCTGGGACATGGCCGCGTTCGAGGAGATGGCCGCGGACTGGCCTGCGCGCCGCGGCGGCGACCCCGCGGAGATCGTCGGGGCCGCCCTGTACCTGTGCGGCCCGGCCGCGAGCTACACGACCGGCGCCCTGCTCGCCGTCGACGGAGGAAGGTTGGCCGCGCCATGACCAATACTTCGATCAGGCTCGTGGACGACTCCCTGTTCACCGACACCCCGCAGGGAGTGGCGTTGCTGGGCAGCCGCTGCATGGACTGCTCGGCGTACACGTTCCCGCGCCAGGGCGGGTGCCCGCGGTGTACGGGGTCGGCGATGGAGGACGTACCGCTGTCGCGGACGGGGACGCTCTGGTCGTGGACGGTGCAGGGGTTCCGGCCCAAGGCGCCGTACTCCGGCTCCGAGCGGTACGAGCCCTACGGCGTCGGCTACGTCGAGCTGCCGGGGCAGCTCATCGTGGAGGCACGGCTCACCGAGACCGACCCCGAGCGGCTCGCGATCGGGATGCCGATGGTGCTGGAGCTGGTGCCGTTCTGCGACGACCCGGACGGGGTCCCGGCATACACGTTCGCGTTCGTGGCGGGAGATTCCGATGTCTGACGTGGCGATCGTGGGCATCGGGATGCACCGGTTCGGTCGCACCGAGGGCGTGTCCGGGCGGGCGCAGGCGGTGCACGCGGCGCGGGAGGCGCTGCACGACGCG encodes:
- a CDS encoding Zn-ribbon domain-containing OB-fold protein, producing the protein MTNTSIRLVDDSLFTDTPQGVALLGSRCMDCSAYTFPRQGGCPRCTGSAMEDVPLSRTGTLWSWTVQGFRPKAPYSGSERYEPYGVGYVELPGQLIVEARLTETDPERLAIGMPMVLELVPFCDDPDGVPAYTFAFVAGDSDV
- a CDS encoding SDR family NAD(P)-dependent oxidoreductase, coding for MSVAEAVAAARAVEQPLAGRTALVTGGSRGLGREIAIAFAAAGADVAVVSRKKEACEALAEELAAATGRRVSAHGAHVGDWDRLTTLLDEVAEALAPVDVLVNNAGIAPLYPSLDEVSEELFDKVIAVNLKGPFRLMAAAGKRMAANGGGVMLNISSIASGRPTASDLPYAAAKAALNTLTAGFAQEYGPSVRVNTILAGPFFTDISRAWDMAAFEEMAADWPARRGGDPAEIVGAALYLCGPAASYTTGALLAVDGGRLAAP